The Carassius auratus strain Wakin chromosome 21, ASM336829v1, whole genome shotgun sequence sequence cctcaagttgttccaaacctgtatgagtttctttgttctgttgaacCAAAGGAAGATTTCATCACCTCAAAAATCATACGAAGCCTCAACATGCTGTTCtctgtaatgcattatataacaGTCTTTGAGGTGGGTTTTCCTAAGCCAGTTTGTCCCAACATATGTTCAGAACTTTATTTCCTTTTCAGACTACCATCTGATCCAAACAAAGAATGGTGCAATGATAAAGGACAACAACTCTCACCCTGCTCTCTCCCTCATATTGGGAGCAGATGTTCTGGGGTCAAGAAGCTCAAAGGCCATTTCCTGTTATTGTATCCCAAATTGTGTTTATATATGAAACCACCTAATTAGGCCTGATGCTGTGCCTCTGTCTTTCTCAGAAGTTCTGTGCAACTTAACAAATAGATAACACTGTGGCACAAAAATCAAGACAGTAGATTTTTCTGTTGAGTGTCTGTagaaatacaggtgcatctaaaaaaaatgaatattttattgtaatttaatttacaaaagcaaactttctttttttctagatTTATTGCACACAAACTAGGGATGTAAAATATCAATTCATTCCTGATCGATTGTCAtaaaattaacgatcaattaatcgattattCGTGAACCATAATGCTGAAAAATGCATCTATGGCAGACAGCAGTCACCggcatgacaggatgtgcaaaagccacacacacacacaaatctatggatgcacgatcatgatttatcGTGGCCGATTTggataccgatttttttttttgcaagcaaaCTGGCTGATTCCGATACcggtttccattttttttttttttttactatctttaagcaacaaacaagaaagaaggaaagtgtggataaacaagatgtttatttggtatttaataggccaaactggcttttggcttttgaaaacaataaccaaataaaagtatgctatataaatatattattccaaaatgttaaaatcaaataatgttggtgcgaataaaacaaagatgcaaaaagTATTTCACtcatacaataatttttttttttttaaattagggtaatgattcatatctatatttttttacttgagccaatgaaaaataaataatttattgtctcaagtaaaaaaatatagatatgaaTCGCTAccctaaaaaaatttaattggatgaatgaaattTTTTTGattgtgctacagcaggtgatttttaaatcaaattaagtctatgtaatttcaaggttaaataaaaataatcatcctaatgcagaactgacgtttacttctggcttttcaaacgtgtgtgcaaaaaaaaaaaaaaaaaaaaaaaaaacatttcagttttgtcacagtttagtccatttcgtttctcatccaacacgtgagaagttgatctgaacatctcttcacagTCTACTTGTGTTGCGCGGACCGGTACGGCTTTAGTGCGCACAGAAAAGgggctcttatttgtgcgccagtacaccaatggctgttcgcttcctgctatctgtgcctcagacatgaagtTCTGCATTTCCAGTGCTGAACGGCTGCCCCTGTCCTGTGCACCGATTtagaaatacttccacacaaatgaaatagtctatttgtttaaaaaaataagccATACAGTGCATTAGATCGAGGAGCTTGCACGGCTTTGGCCAGATGtaatttggaggttattgctcatgtctcattcagcacaaatccaaatgtttccatattcgcaatgtatttgaatgttaaaccattatttataatgtaaactacttACACATTCGCacatagacggaaaagatgatcctcttcatatgagcaaacacgtccttggcataacagcagagaggaccggtatactGGTCTATTTAAACtaaccagtgtaaccttttaaatgtttagttgactgtattttattttgataatgaacagactgcgatgtaagtttgaatctcTAGAATATCCATGTCTGCCAGGCTCCGGAGAGATTGAAACAGCTGAgacatgaaacatttttaaaaacctttcACGCAAAAGTgtatactttcatttgtgcacaatCACAATAAAAACATAAGATTTGTGCTCTCATAGGGTTAGGAAAATGTTAGATTGTGACCATGCCTCTGGATCCCTTTTGAGATATCGCCTTCATTTATGTggttttgttctggtttgccaGTTGGTCACGAATTACCACAAATTAAATAACAtctaggcattgtttcttttcttaaatcttcacagtctaaccctctaatttagcagatttattttatcatatttcactTTTAATCGCATCTCATACTGTGTGTGGTAATGTCACGATCCAGGCCTCTGTGGCTCTCTCCAATGGCCACCGGAGGACACCTTCATCTGATTACTGATGCTGTTctggactacattacccatatgCCCCATACCTCGGactaatcaccaccaggtgttcctcATTCCACTCCCTATTTGACCTGAACCCAAACTTTCATTCactgtgaagtcttgtttagcctgtctagcatTTCTGAGCGTTTATTCCATACTGTTGACCTGTGTATTATATTGGACTACTCTTaccactttatgcttccatctgctgacaagctttatggagatgctgttttccttttccagcaggactttagcacctgcccacagtgccaaaaccacttccaaatgTTTTGCTGACCTTGATATTACCGTGCTTAATtggctgtaagtcataaccatcaaaattaaaacaaaacaaaaaaactttattttaattaaataaaaaaaaattaagaacttttccatgatattctaactttttgagatgcacctgtacatgaaTACATTAATTTGAATACATCCTTAGAAGCGGGGTGGACTGGCCATTTGGACATTCGTAATAAGTCCAGATGCagtctatttttgcttataagaaAGAGTTGCCAGGTCTGTTGTTTTCCCATCGTACTGTGCTACTTTAACACAGTTGCCaggggttgtttttcatgtccgcgggttggAAAATGACcttaataacatgatatttagcccctggaTATGCCAATTTTACTAGGGGAACCCCAGAATTTTATCCCTGGAAGTGATTTTTTATGGGGGATCCCCCTCCAAAaagagattgggctagttttgagtaccGATTTgccacttttttttgtttgtttgttttttgtgaaaacatgGCAACCCTGAAAGAGACCAAAATTGACGTGAAGTAGTGTGGGTATGGGATTagaatcccgccaaatgtattggTGCCACAGATTGAAAAATTAATAAGCAAAGATCAAGTATTTAAAaacatgtgtaaaataataacccACAAATCCAACAGCGCAGTCatggatcgaaaaataataagcgtaaatcaaaaatgtaaacacatttaaaattatattgcacaaaactgaatcatgaatttaaaattttccaaatctcaaacaaaatcaggtttcctgcccatatgtttattttttgtgtgcttgtggtcCTTCTTTGCTCTTtttccacgttctgcgcttgCATTTCTACAAGTTGCAGttagagtttcatgtaaatcagtgCAGGCTTCAGCGTCACCATTGAGCcacaagttctagattgacagctgctcctctagccaatcagtccaaGGGGAAGTTGATGTCACTCCAATGCGACTCGTGGCTGCCTGTGGCAGGTGTGTGAAGTAGAGGGTGACGGTGACACAggagtggattttcaaatctcTCCCGTCCCAATCCCTGGAAAAAACTGGGGGAAATTCCCATCTCGTTTCCCGGGATGACTCATGTTCTCTCCCACTCCCATGTTGTATTCACATTTTTTTGGCCGGAATCTGTCCGTTACAGTGGAAAAATACAGCACAGATCACAGCAAGCCCACTTTAgttaaataacaattttaaatgtagttttgttattttatcttAAACAATGCACATGCTGTATTGCACACACGTAATGTAAATAATCCGTGCTAACACatgctttctattttatttattttttcatttgagcATAGATGTTGCACTCTGAGAGTGACACtctagatttatttttcatacacaGTTTCTTGCTCAAGTTTACATGACCAAGGTGACAGAAACCGcatcttgttttctttaattattttacagaagcacaACGTTTGATTGTTATTTTGAGTGTTTACCACTTAGACCAGCCGTTAATGATCTGTCCTTTACCAGCCACACCAAAGCAAACAGGAGGAGAGCATAAAGAGACAGTGCAAGTAAAACtgagttcaaaattaaaatatacgcctacagtttatactttatttatttaaaaggtaggCTATATTTGTGTATGAAGTTGGGGATCAAAGTGTTATTACGATTCCAGGTCCCGCCAACATTTTTTCCTGTCCCGTCTCAATCCCGTAattaatagtgattttttttacaatcaatGTCAGCCTCTAGTGTGAAGATGGATAAGCAGCATCAGAAGGCAAATCCCGGACGTTCTCAGGTAATTagtcttaaatattttgttagtgggtgacagaaacattccctttGTGTGATATTTAATGAGGATCTTGTCAggaaagccggttctgtaatcagtggtaaatctccatcacctgtgcGCTTTCACAAGGAGCAGCATTaggcgcgttcgacttgaagcagctgcacagaatgatcactgtatgacatcaaagtacagcAAGAGCGAGTCGAATACATTGGATCCGTGTGCTCTTATCGCTCGTgtggtactttaatgtcatacagttaTCATTTTGTGCAGCGCTATTTCGAGTCGAGCactaatgctgctccatgtgaaatcatacaggtgatggagatttactgctgattacagagCCGGCTTTACTGACCAGATAAATTAAATATCGCGtgtgatttattgtgcagccctactgcttaaaatataaagtattgctCACTAAACCAAACTAACAAGACACGTTAACAGGCTAAATATTGGCCTACTCTGACTACATAGAGCTTGCAGAATATATCATAACACACAAAGGCAATGTTTCTGTCACcctgtaacaaaatatttatggctAACTACCTGAGATCGTCTGGATTTTCCTGCTGACGCTGGTTATCCATCTTCACACACCTGCCACAGCAGCCACGAGTCGCATTGGAGTGACGTCAACTTCCAAttggactgattggctagaggagcagctgtcaatctagaacttgtgGCCCAATGGTGACGCTGAAGCCTGCTCTGATTTACATTAAACTCTAACCGCAACTTTTAGAAATGcaagcgcagaacgtggaaacaagGGCAAAGGTGAAAAGAccacaagcacacacaaaaaaaaaaaaaataacatgagcaggaaacctgattttgtttgcaatttggaaaattttgaattcatgtttcagttttgtgcaatatagttttaaatgtgtttacatttgtgatttacgcttattatttttcgatccatgactgcgctgtgttatttaaaaaaattacatttgttttttagttttgtgcGTTATTTTACAtgcgtttttaaatattttatttatgcttattatttttcgatctgtgactgcaatacatttggcagGATTCTAATCCCATATGTGGGCACTTGATGGCAAGCAAAAGATGTGAAGATAAAGGCAGCTGGGAgaagctaaaagaaaaaaaattaaagaattccgtatagattattttttttcattgtcatatacattttgcattctgctttttttatgtatatttcaagtattttagttcatacacttatacatttatttcagtcctctgttgaaaaaataaactaaaaagctTCACattatttgtaatggttttactggttataataaAAATTCAATCAATTTAAATGGAAACTGTATTGGAGCCTGTTGGTCTCTACTGGTAATTGGTCATCTTCTATTCATAGCTTTTGTTAGAGTTACTAAATCCTAATGTAATATGTCCCAAAACGCACTAAAGGAATCATTATTTAATGGTTTGGATGGTTAAAAGTTAaaggtttgtaatgtttgtaatggcATTTGTAGTGGAAATCATTCCAATTTCTGTGAtagtttctattgtttttgtcaGCAGGGTCACCAAGGGTTTTGTGATGTTATCTGCCATAAATGCAATAGGATTGTTGTAATTTTGTGAGATAGTAGCAACTGTTTGAAGTTGTGGTGGGGCTATTTGGGAGAAAATCCAGGGCCATTTTTTACTCCCAGTCCATTCCTGCTTAGAAGCTTACAGAACGTCTGCCAAATCAGTCTGAAATAGATGTTTAAAAGATGTTTGTGGTTGTTTACTGTTGTACTGGTATGTTCTAAAGTTACACTCCCATTAGCTGAATAACCTTGTCTGCATATAGTAAAGCATTTTCACTTTTTCTTCActgatttaattaaaagtaaaagatTTGGATTTAAGTAGTTATACAATGCATCATAGATCTAAAAGTCGAGCATTTAGTGGAGCCAAAAGAGACCTGCTCTTTTAAATATGACTAACTTCTTATGTTTGCTCTCTAAAATCAGGGTCCTCCTGGCAAAGATGGAAATGAGGTAGAACgtcatattttttctcttttttttttttttactttttatatgaaTCCATTTAATTATTAAACTACAACTTAATGTAATCAAGTATTGCTGTTAAATGAGCATAACATGTAATATCGTTATTACACACTGACTTATGTAATGCACATTTTCCCTACAGGGACCAAGAGGGCCACCTGGCATGCAGGTATAAACGTGTCTATGAACATATGTAAATCACATGAGTGATCCCTTAAATATTTTGGACACTTCaaactagattaaaaatgcatgaatgtattattaatataaataatcaaaacagcaatatcaaaccaagtggtaTTTGTAAGATAGTACAATGAAATgcttaaagcaaaaaaataaaaaaaataaaaaacgtttcTTTCAAATACTAAAATGATAGAGATTTGGACTCTGTTAAACATTAAATCACCTTGGTACCAATTTGATATAAGtagtttaagtaaataaataacaaaagattTTAAGATTTTGATGAAAGGTTACCGAGACAAAATCTCTCTGTGCATTAACTTAACAGATTAATTGTTCAACTCAAGATTGGCAATGTTCACTAAAGTTTCTACTGTAGTGTCCATTTTGAAGTCACACTGATTTAAGCCTACAGAATTGTCAAAtactttaatgtacatttaatattCACTGCtacttatttttcttatttttgtagtatttgcctacaaaattaatataatttgttttctcATTAAGGGTATGAATGGTGCCAATGGCATGCCTGGCCCACAGGGTCCTGTAGGGGAAAAGGTTAGATTTTCACCcccttttttctgttttcatacaCACAAAGACAACCTTAATTTTTATGCAGTTGTTTGGCATATAGGGGGATAATGGTGCTCCAGGTACTGAAGGGAAGAAAGGGACTGATGGATCCCCTGGCATGAAGGTGAGCTGTCTGTTGAAAAGCTGGTAATTCTAATAAGAATATGCAGTTATAGTGTTTATGAGATCTATGTAGTTTAATTTAGGTGTGTTTTACTGAGTAAGTGAACTTACTGAAACAATACAATAATCCTGATTCCTTAGGGTGAAAAGGGGGATAGTGGACATCCAGGACCCCAGGTGAATGTttaacagtcttttttttttccattacatATTTCCTTTTGAACATCTTAGATTTGACATCTTGCTTTACCGTCgtttccatctgtctctctcaggGAGAAAAAGGAGCCACTGGCTTCATAGAAAATGCTGATCTGGATGTTAGACTCAAAGCTCTACAGGTACATTTCAGTTAGAAAATCTGTTATCTCCAGGCATTACTTTTTGTATTGATATTTTCTTTGTACCAAAAGGGGCCTCCAGGACCTCCAGGAGAGCAAGGGCCAAAAGTGAGTTATACGTTTTCATTTAACTGCATTGTCACATACCAGTTAATATTGCTGCGACACATAACAGTCCGATATATCTCAAATATGTATTTGTAACAGGGAGAAATGGGCTTACATGGGGCACCAGGACCTGAAGGAAAGCAGGTTTGTTCATACGCAGTCTGATTATAGTTATACAAGTGTACTGTATTAAATAGCTTGATGTTTTTTCCAGGGTCATAAGGGAGATAAAGGTGATGCAGGAGAGCCTGGAGCAGCAGGAGCAAAAGGGGAAAAAGGGGAAATTGGACTGATAGGGCCTTCAGTGAGTATTACCAACATATTACATGAAGTGTCCTATGATTTCTGCGACATGAAAAATGCGGACAGAATCACAGaattcagtcataaaaatggaattcacagtttaacgtggaatgtcaaagaatttgtcacattttgaatgaattaatcaaaagtatgtCATTACACTTAAAACAAATTGCAATATGGACTAGTATCAGTAAATATTAAGCCACAAAAgtcacatttaaatatgaatcctgcatgttctgtatGTTTCTTTCATTGAATGGACGTGCACTTTCATTGACTACACACATACTGAAGCGTGCGTGATGCTCacagtgatttcagcatctgccatctcactaaatgaggacataaacacatgaacaacatctacagaaaCACTCTGAGAGTCACTTCTTGAGCATTTAACTCAAGTGAAACTAgcgtcatatcacatacacagaactgtaaaggtattcacagcaacccatcaaaataaaagtctggtttgatTTTAAGACATTATGCCTATTActatttttcagtagaatgtacatagcctactacagtactactactaaaatgaaacaaactttactttttaaggaataatcacacaacatttcttccatgttttaattttaatagtaaatcccctatgtttgccaaaaaataaggTTTGCTTGATATTCAATAattcaaagataaataaaattcTTAAGGCTGCTTtaagaatttaaaaatatataatacatatagcTGTTTTATGCATTcgaataattagacatgctaaaacagaatCTGGTACATTTCATGGGGCActaaacatgtcatttttgttaaaCTATTAATAAATGGATATGAAAACGCACCAGTttcatgatttaattaattagacatgctttttgattaatacaaattaatttaactattaaaaattagtcaaaaaaaaaattttaaaccaGAAAAATTGGAATTTCGAGAAAAAATACGGAATTTAGGAAACAACCAAAACGAAACCCTTTACATATCATGTTTACTGCAACTTTATAAGGATATGATACATGTTTAATTGTTATGGCATTTCAGGGTGAAGCAGGGCAAAAGGGAGATAAAGGAGACTCTAGGTTTGAGGACAATATGGTGAGTTTAAAATGCATACCTATATGAAAATACCATGTCATCCAGATGTAACTTAACTGAATTAATCTTGATAACTCTTGTAGGCCCAGATTATCTCTTTGCCTGGCCCACCAGGGCCACCTGGACCTCCTGGACCTGCCGTAAGTAAAACAGTTTATACTTCatagacttaaaaataaaaaataagtttctgttaaggaaaaataaactttttgttaAGGAAAGTTAAGcatatttacccccccccccctccctccatTCATTCCTTTCAGGGATATCATGGATTGGCTGGACCCAAGGTGAGACTGGGAAGCACTGTTGAAACTTCATGTTCATAgcagattaaatatttaacatcagtctaacacaaatgtaaatataacatAGGGAGAGCCTGGTGAAGCAGTTAAAGGAGAAAAGGGCGATGCTGGAGAGAAAGGTCCACCTGGGCAGCGGGTAAGTTTTGCTGCAAAAAAACAATATGCAGAAACCACATCAAGACTGGGTTGATACTATTCTGCTACTTGTGCTTAGGGTCTTCAAGGCTTTCCAGGGTCTAATGGCTTGATAGGCCTGCCAGGTGCAAAAGGTGAAAAGGTCAGTGTTTTGTACACCTTAAACAAGTTAATAGGGCCTAAAATGACTACAAATAACCTGTTAATGTTGTTTCTTTAACATTATGGTTTGTTTTTAAGGGGAAACAAGGTGAACCAGGTTTAGATGTAAGTAATCATTATGGTGTTAGTTATGTAAGTATATGACGTCATTCCTTTTTGAACATGACTCTCCTGTGACAGGGTTTCCCAGGACTTCAAGGAGAAAAGGGGGACAGAGGAGACAAGGGGGAAAAGGTTAatgatttttgtgttttatattaaatatatggtatattattttaaacacaATTCTTAATGCTGTACGAGTGCAACCTCACCACTTTTTCTCAAAACATACCTCTTCTCTTTCAACATGCTCTTCTTTATTTCAACATGCAGGGTGACAGAGGTTCAATAGGGAAAAAAGGTCTGAAAGGACAGAAGGGAGAGCAGGGACCTCCAGGACTTGATCAGCCTTGTCCTGTGGTATGTCTTGAAATCATGTGaatgctatgttttttttttttgtttttttttttttttacatgctttttaaaaaaaagacagggCAAAGTCAGCTTCATGTGTATGTACTGAAAGAATTTACTACAACTAAAATTTGACATGGATGGGTTTCACTGACAGGACTCCAGTGGGTATATAGAACATGGTGGGGAGGCAGGGGCTCCATCAGATGCCCCCTGCCCTTTGGTacagtatttaattgtttttcttgtgtgtgtgtgcccataTCATTTCGATGTTTCCATCCTGGTGCTCAGGGTTCCCTTGTCCACAACCATGAGATCTGACTCTCAGGATGGCTTGGCATAGAACAGagcttctttttttataaattctaaTAATCCAAAGTTTGCCCCATACACAAATGAATTCTAACATACAGAACTGCAGATTTTTTAAAACTGACAACTGTGAagtgttaaaaggatagttcaccttcagttgctggtcctcattaacttccatagtatgggAAAAAACACTAAAGTCAATGTAGACAAACTGAAGTTGAACTATGGAGAGTTCTATGGGCTCTATGGAGAAGCATGGTTAAGCATATTCTGCCCAAGCCATTAAACAGACATCATCAGAGAAGGACTGCCATTGCAGAGAACCAGCAAATGATCcgattttgattaataattaccaaaaaaaattttttttcagtggattaattTGTATTAACAGATTAATTGTTCACTTTAAGAGAAACtgtacatttttagattttttttatgcatacttTAAGGAAGCATCTTGTCAACACCAACTCACCTAtcggtaagcccctcccctctAATGCAGATGAGCCAATGGGAGTCGAGTATTAGTTGAACGAGGAGCGGAACTCAGACATCTTTACGTTTCTGCACCATATAGAATCATTGGAAGATCCGAAGCTTTCCTTCAGAAAACTAAAAAACGATGGGATTTGGTGTTTCCTAATTTAATGCATgaacagtgtttatcctgcatgTTATTATCTGCATGATGACCATAACATAAGGCTTCTCCCGCTTGCATTTTGATCTtccaaattaatattattaataaatttagTTACCCaccatatgcattttaaaatcttttacatATCCCTCCATTACACATTTAATTCCCACTTTAACAGTGGTCCTTCTGTGTCCAAAATTGTTCAAGAACATCTTGTAACAAGGTTTTCAGTAGGCGTTATTATTAAGCAAAGCTTTTTGCTGAAATATCCACAACATATAAGATTCGAATCAGATGCATGTGAATGTTCCATTCATTACATTAGTAACAACAGACTCCTGGTGCATTGTTCCAGAATCAAACCATCAATGTTTGAAAAAGttaatgagaaaacaacttttgtcAAGATCATGAGATAAATTAATCACAAGAAAACAATAATCCATGGCCCATATGGGacttcggtagcactttattttacagtcctgtacatagtacatactatgtacttattatagtaattacaataactatgtaataactaggtactaaccctgaacctacccctaaacctaaccctaccccatgtagttaccctgtattaccagaaccttcttagataaatacactgtaagtacactataagtacatgttagtacacgtactgtaaaataaagtgcaaccgggACTTCTGTATTTTTCATTCTCACTAATCActaataggctagtgacaaatggtcaaaaagtgctttagtttttgagatacccctaccggaggtagaactaaacccaacaatgtttttcctcatctctaaggtctcccatatatgaaatggattcttggctaaaaataatttactgctaagattgttaaattaactgatattgttatacaccccaaaaccaataaaggactaaaatatagcctgtccgaatgggagttaaggcatataaactaatgcagatcaatcacacaagctctgagtgctttgaaacttgacatgtttgtagtcaggaagttgattcaattactagaaaagactggatgtaaataacgttatgtatggaataaatagagacatgtaaacacacctaaaataagcggacatgcacaaattttatatctatgcagaatgttttcatttgctttgtgcttgctttgcctgggattattatagaaacacatatgatggcttgttggaaaggtggggttgtgctgaatccagcaataccaaatatttaaatatagcatgacaaataggagtgttctgtcactcaatgtatgaggtgttcaaaatgaatgaaaatagaacactgacataatttagTCTAAAGCCcaatcagtggtgagaagaatgttgacaaattcattgtttctgcaaagtaacttacattaagtaagtgctgatctatatttatgatacatttaataatgataaatttCATAAGGCTCAGTATACTATAAAA is a genomic window containing:
- the LOC113038417 gene encoding collagen alpha-1(XXIII) chain-like isoform X5 yields the protein MPKMVSTGDSKDVSKTSQSNGHHTSQIFHCLTTLVCFMLSASSVAVCLFMNVKTSHLERKIELLEMERLSVIQPVHATLNVHATFRDEIEKLVQERLEEGVSKIRTAREAAQECSCPPGPPGKRGRKGNPGIPGPPGRDGYPGPMGMDGPPGPNGSQGMPGPKGDKGDQGDMGPRGDQGQAGPPGPPGTPGPRGPPGNTGRDGPQGHPGEPGPPGKDGNEGPRGPPGMQGMNGANGMPGPQGPVGEKGDNGAPGTEGKKGTDGSPGMKGEKGDSGHPGPQGEKGATGFIENADLDVRLKALQGPPGPPGEQGPKGEMGLHGAPGPEGKQGHKGDKGDAGEPGAAGAKGEKGEIGLIGPSGEAGQKGDKGDSRFEDNMAQIISLPGPPGPPGPPGPAGYHGLAGPKGEPGEAVKGEKGDAGEKGPPGQRGLQGFPGSNGLIGLPGAKGEKGKQGEPGLDGFPGLQGEKGDRGDKGEKGDRGSIGKKGLKGQKGEQGPPGLDQPCPVGRDGLPIAGCWHKV